In the Anastrepha obliqua isolate idAnaObli1 chromosome 1, idAnaObli1_1.0, whole genome shotgun sequence genome, one interval contains:
- the LOC129235891 gene encoding uncharacterized protein LOC129235891 — MSNSTKTRDSALNAIKRYMAKSIDEAFTMDAENIASYLQLLSEQWVRFNVAQDAVEITCGADVIEIEENVRIQAETWYSTASANFSRVKNCRTNSQDSSTKASVSTVIRLPKMELPTFSGDSTEWIGFFDAFSSLVDNNSALSDGQKLHYLRSCLKGDALKIISGFKICDANYVEAWGLLTSRYKVIRVIVESHLRALAEIKRATHDNADAIKGVIDAFQQHIRELKALGRPIEFWDDWLVHEVVSKLAFETRKQWQLSLVSDDPPSFEQLITFLEIRCRSLSMFSSSTTSVPIKVKTASSSKSTNVFHTVSKQSNVCAYCSGPHKIYSCEKFRELDLSTKSQFVKQGRICFNCLSLGHYKDRCNSASTCRMCKQRHHTLLHGALQSMTVTAVNNYIGNATHSLCAADATSKVSAKPFELPASVDVPRVSSCLNSSSNPPIAVERVVLLSTALVKVRDCSGNWQPARALFDSGSHASFVTEACVQRLGLPRSTSEVNITGIGSAQGGRARGEVSLSLSSFSTNQCFTVKTLIMSKITSDLPTQTIATSSWPHIRGLFLADPHFMKPGRVDILIGMDVMDQLICTELRKGPSGAPMAQLTVFGWTLFGSVNGSEPDMPRLQSLHCDVHLDRALNKLWELEEAPQKTYLTHEERYCEDHFETTHRREPNGRFVVELPLKPDVALGESRNFAIRNLLRLERRLACDSDLRLRYNEFMNELIDMKHMQVTSETMNPTYYMPHHPVLKESSTTTKLRVVFNASAKSTSGNSLNDALFIGPQLQEDLYSILLRFRTHRYAVTADVAKMYRQICVSLKHADLQRIVWRSHPSLPIQDFRMVRVTYGVAAASHLAVRSLQQTARDSSNGCARAVSVILKDFYMDDLLTGASSKEELRLLQQNISEILREGGFELRKWASNCAELIASISNASTNISHYIVDDKDVHALGLIWNTEGDYLTFAINLREPPVKLTKRMFLSDASTLFDPLGLLAPATINSKIWFQDIWRTKVGWDDIIPESIATKWLEHRIQLKKLAHLKVKRWFGTEVAGSFTQLHVFADASERAYAAVLYARTTQSDGSIIVSLISSKTKVAPLKPTTLPRLELCAAHLAAKLVRSVLHCWSDLRYPLFAWTDSTITLAWLQAHPSRWVTFIANRVADIQEVLPPECWNHVRSEQNPADCASRGITPSELLRHQLWWAGPIFLKSTEQLWKQKKSKEHTTELGIRKSIRAHVINSTDHWSVMTKYSSYSKLRRVISYVLRFLTNIRANRRLNVIKRFGTPSCQELFEAELRLISAKRPIPLRSSLLRLQPFLDGTCVLRVGGRIKNDEIAPDVRHPIILPKNCPLAKLIICEIHKVTLHAGPRIMQTVLQRRYWVIGARSLIRNIYHKCVKCTYLNRNLTTQVMGDLPVIRTTYARCFTHTAVDFAGPYLYKFTQGRGAKATKGYICSFICMCTGAMHLEFVGDLSTPAFLNAFKRFTNRRGFCKVMASDNGTNFVGAEKELRIAFQQCMADIKLRSFFADSNIEWRFNPPAAPHMGGYWETGVKRVKYHLKRVLGEVPLSYEEFNTLLTEIEACVNSRPLCDNSEAAGDLEVLTPGHFIVGEPLKSIPEPEGQGFRGNLRQRWQAISAMRQHFWRRWRDEYLVSLQRRTKWFRSSRNIEEGDVVAVFNEPNPPTKWTIARVIKCHHGTDGRVRVVTLKTPHGELVRPIVKLCLLPTRGDLFHEETNNLS, encoded by the exons GGACAAAAGTTGCACTATCTCCGAAGCTGCTTGAAAGGTGACGCGTTGAAAATTATCagtggttttaaaatatgtgACGCAAATTACGTTGAAGCTTGGGGTCTATTAACATCGCGGTATAAGGTTATTCGTGTAATTGTGGAATCTCATCTTCGCGCGTTGGCTGAAATTAAAAGAGCTACGCATGACAATGCTGACGCAATCAAAGGTGTAATTGATGCGTTCCAACAGCATATTCGCGAGCTTAAAGCGTTGGGTCGTCCGATTGAGTTTTGGGATGATTGGTTGGTACATGAGGTCGTCAGTAAGTTGGCATTCGAAACGCGTAAGCAGTGGCAGTTATCGCTCGTTAGTGATGATCCTCCATCTTTTGAGcaactaataacatttttagagaTAAGATGCCGATCGTtatcgatgttttcgtcgtcaaCAACATCAGTACCAATTAAGGTTAAAACTGCATCATCAAGCAAGTCGACAAATGTGTTCCACACGGTATCAAAACAAAGTAACGTGTGTGCATATTGTAGTGGACCTCATAAAATTTACagttgtgaaaaatttcgtgaattgGACTTGTCTACAAAATCACAGTTCGTGAAGCAAGGTCGCATATGCTTCAACTGCTTAAGTTTAGGTCACTATAAAGACCGTTGTAATAGTGCTTCCACTTGCCGCATGTGTAAACAACGTCATCACACTCTGTTGCACGGTGCTTTGCAGTCAATGACCGTTACCGCAGTGAACAATTACATCGGCAACGCGACGCATTCGTTATGCGCTGCTGACGCCACATCAAAGGTAAGCGCAAAACCTTTTGAACTTCCAGCAAGCGTCGATGTTCCACGCGTTTCTTCATGCTTGAACTCGAGCTCCAATCCACCCATAGCTGTAGAAAGAGTTGTGCTGTTATCCACCGCATTGGTGAAGGTACGCGACTGCTCTGGTAATTGGCAGCCCGCACGTGCACTTTTCGATTCTGGATCACATGCTTCCTTTGTAACTGAAGCGTGTGTGCAACGCTTAGGCCTGCCGCGATCAACATCTGAAGTTAACATTACTGGAATTGGGTCAGCGCAAGGAGGACGAGCTAGAGGTGAAGTATCACtttctctttcttctttctctACAAATCAATGCTTTACTGTCAAAACGTTAATTATGTCTAAAATTACAAGCGACTTGCCAACACAGACTATAGCTACTTCATCGTGGCCACATATCCGAGGTTTGTTTTTAGCCGATCCCCATTTTATGAAGCCTGGACGGGTCGATATATTGATTGGAATGGACGTTATGGATCAACTGATCTGTACAGAACTTCGTAAGGGTCCATCTGGAGCTCCTATGGCTCAACTGACGGTCTTTGGGTGGACTCTGTTTGGAAGCGTGAATGGATCTGAGCCTGACATGCCACGCTTACAGTCGTTACATTGCGATGTTCATTTGGATCGAGCATTGAACAAGTTATGGGAGTTAGAGGAAGCTCCGCAAAAAACGTATCTTACGCATGAGGAGCGTTACTGTGAAGACCATTTTGAAACAACGCATCGAAGGGAACCTAATGGACGGTTTGTCGTCGAATTGCCGCTGAAGCCCGATGTAGCTCTGGGAGAGTCGCGAAACTTTGCTATCCGGAATTTGTTACGACTTGAAAGAAGACTCGCTTGTGATTCCGATCTTCGTTTACGCTACAATGAATTCATGAATGAACTCATTGATATGAAACATATGCAGGTCACGTCAGAGACTATGAATCCAACGTATTATATGCCTCATCATCCTGTTTTAAAGGAAAGTAGTACCACGACCAAATTGAGGGTTGTATTTAACGCGTCCGCAAAATCAACTTCCGGAAATTCGCTGAATGACGCATTATTTATAGGACCTCAATTGCAGGAAGATTTATACTCCATCTTACTTCGCTTTAGAACACACCGCTATGCTGTAACAGCAGATGTCGCCAAAATGTATCGTCAAATCTGCGTATCCTTAAAACACGCCGATTTGCAACGCATCGTATGGCGTAGCCACCCATCCCTGCCTATCCAAGATTTTCGCATGGTTCGCGTAACGTACGGAGTGGCAGCTGCATCTCATCTAGCTGTCCGATCACTTCAACAGACGGCAAGAGATTCGTCGaatggttgtgctagggctgttAGTGTTATTCTCAAGGATTTTTACATGGATGATCTACTTACTGGTGCATCTAGTAAAGAAGAACTTCGAttgttgcagcaaaatatttccgaaatatTGAGGGAAGGGGGGTTTGAACTTCGTAAGTGGGCATCGAACTGCGCTGAGCTAATCGCAAGCATTTCTAATGCATCTACGAACATATCACATTATATTGTCGACGATAAGGATGTTCACGCTTTAGGTCTTATCTGGAACACAGAAGGAGACTATCTCACGTTTGCTATTAACTTGAGGGAACCGCCAGTTAAGTTGACCAAGCGCATGTTTCTATCAGATGCAAGTACGCTCTTCGATCCTCTGGGCCTGCTTGCTCCCGCtactataaattcaaaaatttggtttcaagaCATATGGCGCACTAAGGTAGGTTGGGATGATATCATTCCTGAGTCTATCGCAACGAAGTGGTTGGAGCATCGCATACAACTCAAGAAACTGGCACATTTGAAGGTGAAACGTTGGTTTGGTACTGAAGTAGCTGGGTCATTTACGCAATTGCACGTATTCGCAGACGCGTCCGAGCGGGCTTACGCCGCCGTTTTGTATGCACGAACAACACAAAGCGACGGTAGCATTATTGTGTCATTAATTTCGTCGAAAACCAAGGTAGCTCCGCTTAAGCCGACAACGTTGCCACGTCTTGAATTATGCGCCGCTCATCTTGCTGCTAAACTAGTGCGAAGCGTGCTGCACTGCTGGTCTGATCTCCGTTATCCGCTTTTCGCTTGGACTGACTCTACTATAACATTGGCATGGTTACAAGCTCACCCCAGCAGATGGGTGACATTTATAGCCAACCGCGTCGCTGATATTCAAGAAGTTTTGCCTCCCGAATGTTGGAACCACGTTCGTTCTGAACAGAATCCTGCAGATTGTGCTTCAAGAGGTATAACTCCCTCCGAATTATTACGTCATCAATTGTGGTGGGCTGGTCCTATTTTCCTGAAAAGCACTGAACAATTGTGGAAGCAGAAAAAATCTAAAGAGCACACTACAGAGCTGGGCATACGAAAGAGTATTCGTGCCCATGTGATTAATTCTACAGATCATTGGTCCGTGATGACAAAATACTCATCGTATTCTAAGCTGCGTCGAGTTATTTCCtatgttttacgttttttgacTAACATTCGGGCTAACAGACGGCTTAATGTTATAAAGCGTTTTGGTACACCGAGTTGCCAAGAGTTATTTGAAGCTGAACTTCGCCTAATAAG CGCTAAAAGACCAATCCCACTTCGCAGTAGTCTTTTGCGTCTGCAGCCCTTTCTGGATGGGACTTGTGTTCTACGTGTTGGAGGAAGAATAAAAAACGATGAAATCGCTCCAGATGTTAGGCATCCCATTATCTTGCCTAAGAATTGTCCGCTTGCTAAGTTAATAATCTGCGAAATACACAAGGTCACTTTGCACGCTGGGCCCCGCATTATGCAAACTGTCTTACAACGTCGTTATTGGGTTATCGGCGCTCGTAGCTTGATCCGTAATATATACCATAAGTGCGTGAAATGCACTTATTTGAACCGCAATCTTACCACACAAGTCATGGGTGATCTACCTGTCATTCGTACAACCTACGCCCGTTGTTTTACTCACACTGCTGTTGACTTCGCTGGACCTTACCTCTACAAATTCACCCAAGGAAGAGGAGCTAAGGCTACCAAAGGCTACATTTGTTCGTTCATTTGTATGTGCACTGGTGCGATGCAtctcgaatttgttggtgaCCTGTCAACACCAGCTTTCctaaatgcgtttaaaaggttCACCAATCGTCGAGGATTTTGTAAGGTCATGGCATCAGATAACGGTACAAATTTCGTTGGAGCCGAGAAGGAGTTGCGCATTGCATTTCAACAGTGCATGGCTGATATTAAACTTCGCTCTTTCTTTGCGGACTCGAATATCGAATGGCGATTTAATCCACCGGCTGCACCCCATATGGGAGGTTACTGGGAGACCGGAGTCAAACGTGTTAAGTATCATTTAAAACGCGTATTAGGAGAAGTTCCACTATCATACGAAGAGTTCAACACACTTTTGACTGAAATAGAAGCTTGCGTAAACTCTCGTCCACTCTGTGACAACTCTGAAGCTGCTGGTGACTTAGAAGTTTTAACTCCCGGACATTTCATAGTCGGTGAACCGCTGAAGTCAATACCGGAACCTGAGGGTCAAGGGTTTCGTGGAAATCTTCGACAGCGatggcaagcaatttctgccatgagacaaCATTTCTGGCGTCGTTGGAGAGACGAGTACCTCGTGAGCTTACAACGTCGCACTAAATGGTTTCGTTCTTCACGCAACATTGAAGAAGGGGATGTGGTTGCTGTGTTCAACGAGCCTAATCCTCCGACGAAGTGGACGATTGCACGAGTGATCAAATGCCATCATGGTACCGatggacgcgtaagagtagttacGTTGAAAACACCGCATGGCGAATTGGTTCGCCCTATAGTCAAACTTTGCCTTTTGCCAACGAGAGGAGATTTATTTCATGAAGAAACTAATAACTTATCGTAA